From one Sulfurovum sp. UBA12169 genomic stretch:
- a CDS encoding sodium:proton antiporter, whose product MINKKLIEEKLSKVIYPGFAKSIIDFGFVKNITVTNNKIDIHLDIPSSAPEIETQLREEIYKRISLLGDLEIDILITKPKIPKETSSHGKNVLPAIQNFIMVSSGKGGVGKSTTSVNLAIALAQQGKRVGLLDLDIYGPNIPRMMGIEGKEPVFLGNKIKPIVAHNVQVMSIGSLVERGASLIWKGAMVTQAIEQMLKDILWNKLDILLFDMPPGTGDAQLALAQNLPVTAGVCVTTPQKVALDDTIRSMDMFAQLHIPIAGIVENMSGFICPDSGKEYDIFGKGTTKPLAESYHTEILGEIPLEPAIREGGDSGLPITVLAPLCETSKRYQTIAAKIWEIVLKINEEGGVNNEKIQPTVF is encoded by the coding sequence ATGATAAACAAAAAACTAATTGAAGAAAAACTCTCCAAAGTAATTTATCCCGGTTTTGCTAAAAGCATTATAGATTTTGGTTTTGTTAAAAATATCACCGTTACAAATAACAAAATTGATATACACTTGGATATCCCCTCTTCGGCACCGGAAATTGAAACGCAATTGCGAGAAGAAATATATAAAAGAATCTCTTTATTGGGAGATTTGGAGATAGATATTCTTATCACAAAACCAAAAATACCCAAAGAAACAAGTTCACATGGTAAAAATGTACTTCCCGCTATTCAAAATTTTATTATGGTCAGCAGCGGAAAGGGAGGTGTGGGAAAATCTACAACCTCGGTCAATCTTGCTATTGCACTCGCACAACAAGGCAAAAGAGTCGGCCTGCTCGATCTGGATATCTACGGGCCCAATATCCCGAGAATGATGGGGATAGAAGGAAAAGAACCTGTTTTTCTGGGCAATAAAATAAAGCCTATTGTGGCACACAATGTTCAAGTGATGTCTATTGGTTCGCTTGTCGAGAGGGGTGCTTCTCTCATCTGGAAAGGTGCCATGGTTACACAAGCGATTGAGCAAATGCTAAAAGATATTTTATGGAACAAGCTTGATATATTACTCTTTGATATGCCTCCGGGCACAGGTGATGCACAATTGGCCCTGGCGCAAAATCTGCCTGTTACGGCCGGGGTGTGCGTTACAACGCCTCAAAAAGTGGCACTTGATGACACTATCAGGAGTATGGATATGTTCGCCCAACTTCATATTCCTATCGCCGGAATTGTTGAAAATATGAGCGGTTTTATCTGTCCTGATAGCGGCAAAGAGTATGATATTTTTGGCAAAGGCACTACAAAACCGCTTGCTGAGAGTTATCATACGGAAATTTTGGGAGAAATTCCTCTTGAACCTGCCATTAGAGAAGGGGGCGACAGCGGTCTGCCGATCACTGTTTTAGCACCCCTTTGTGAAACATCCAAACGGTATCAAACAATCGCTGCTAAAATTTGGGAAATAGTGCTCAAAATAAACGAAGAAGGCGGCGTGAATAACGAAAAGATACAGCCTACTGTCTTTTAG
- a CDS encoding molybdopterin oxidoreductase has translation MAETIQQKQSIKEFIATIPFNKIGIKDLLNFEKTPRNMLVAVITLAFLAFFVLGVATYLMHGHHAYNVTREHPWGLLIAVYIFFVVSSTGLCIVGSLGDVFGFKDYEMISKRAIFGSIVTIMAGFAVIAFEIGHPVTMLIYNVLSPGLTSAIWWMGTLYGLYLTFMIIEFVFLLKHNMKMAKFFGLTGLLVGLAAHSNLGGVFGFLNARTISNGVFYPTYFILTAFITGIFIAFIMMGFRYKLQFPENAKVMLTNLAKIQALLISILIFFVTWKFLTDIYGDMPNRADVAIHILGSWTFWAEVVLAMLIPLFIILKDMGKNLTGMFWASLSGMVGVFFMRYNLVHDTQLKPLQMMKITEYQLAPSWVHYFPSVTEIMISLGGLGLCILLYYVGTKLFNLDADEHH, from the coding sequence ATGGCAGAAACTATTCAACAAAAACAGAGTATAAAAGAGTTTATCGCTACGATTCCTTTCAATAAGATAGGAATAAAAGATTTATTGAATTTTGAAAAGACACCGCGAAATATGCTTGTGGCAGTTATCACACTGGCTTTTTTGGCATTTTTTGTTTTGGGTGTGGCAACATATCTTATGCATGGACATCATGCCTATAACGTAACAAGAGAACATCCGTGGGGACTACTGATTGCAGTATACATCTTCTTTGTTGTGAGCTCAACCGGACTTTGTATTGTAGGGTCTTTGGGGGATGTTTTTGGATTTAAAGATTATGAGATGATTTCAAAAAGGGCTATTTTTGGGTCTATTGTTACCATTATGGCAGGATTTGCAGTTATTGCTTTTGAGATCGGCCATCCTGTTACCATGCTCATTTACAATGTTCTTTCTCCGGGACTTACCAGTGCTATTTGGTGGATGGGAACTCTTTATGGGCTTTATTTGACCTTTATGATTATTGAGTTTGTCTTTTTACTTAAGCACAATATGAAAATGGCAAAATTTTTCGGTTTAACCGGACTTTTGGTGGGTCTTGCGGCACACTCAAATCTTGGCGGGGTATTTGGATTTTTAAATGCTAGAACTATTTCAAACGGGGTATTTTATCCGACTTATTTTATCTTAACCGCATTTATTACAGGAATTTTTATTGCCTTTATTATGATGGGATTTAGATACAAGTTGCAGTTTCCGGAAAATGCAAAAGTGATGCTCACCAATTTGGCAAAAATTCAAGCGCTTTTAATTTCCATTTTGATTTTCTTTGTTACTTGGAAATTTTTAACCGATATTTACGGAGATATGCCAAACCGCGCAGATGTTGCTATACATATTTTGGGTTCTTGGACATTCTGGGCAGAGGTGGTTTTGGCTATGCTGATCCCTCTTTTTATCATTTTAAAAGATATGGGAAAAAATCTTACAGGTATGTTTTGGGCATCACTTAGCGGCATGGTAGGGGTATTTTTTATGCGATACAATCTGGTGCATGATACGCAGCTTAAACCGCTTCAGATGATGAAAATAACTGAATATCAACTTGCTCCGTCATGGGTTCATTATTTTCCAAGTGTTACAGAAATTATGATTTCGCTTGGAGGGCTTGGTTTATGTATTTTGCTTTATTATGTAGGTACAAAACTCTTCAATCTTGATGCAGATGAACACCATTAA
- a CDS encoding molybdopterin oxidoreductase has protein sequence MARYGMALDYKNCINCKACEVACKEENGILMGADKHRIWVGVKEIEGEYPFLSIVSSSFEPSQCQHCDDAPCQEVCPTNATYYDENGVVRVNAEKCILCSYCMNACPYDARYVDDRTMTVDKCNFCSDTRLARGETTTACQNTCPTKVRTFGDLDDPDSEISELLRTREHFSLKSHLGTKPKLFYLT, from the coding sequence ATGGCAAGATATGGAATGGCTTTAGATTATAAAAATTGTATTAATTGTAAAGCATGTGAAGTTGCCTGCAAAGAAGAAAATGGGATTCTTATGGGCGCAGATAAACATAGAATTTGGGTAGGAGTGAAAGAGATAGAGGGCGAATACCCGTTTCTTAGTATCGTTTCAAGTAGTTTTGAGCCCAGTCAGTGTCAGCACTGTGATGATGCTCCCTGCCAAGAGGTATGCCCTACGAATGCCACGTATTATGATGAAAATGGGGTAGTGCGGGTTAATGCAGAGAAGTGTATCTTGTGCAGTTACTGCATGAACGCATGTCCTTATGATGCGCGATATGTGGATGATAGAACCATGACAGTCGATAAATGTAACTTCTGTAGCGATACAAGATTGGCAAGAGGTGAAACCACTACAGCATGCCAAAATACCTGTCCTACGAAAGTACGAACATTTGGCGATCTTGATGATCCCGATAGTGAAATCAGTGAACTGCTTAGAACTAGAGAACATTTTAGTCTTAAATCACATCTTGGTACCAAACCAAAATTATTCTATCTAACATAA